The following coding sequences lie in one Salarias fasciatus chromosome 7 unlocalized genomic scaffold, fSalaFa1.1 super_scaffold_4, whole genome shotgun sequence genomic window:
- the LOC115382401 gene encoding calmodulin-regulated spectrin-associated protein 1-like, with protein MDVEASAGRDSTRRRAAAAAADEDDDGGRAGAGAGGGLEAQVVPLELYDSARAKIDANLRWLFAKAYGIDHIPPDLRDPFYTDQYEQEHIKPPVLRLLLSAELYCRVCGLILHGEQAASLQSHQAVIQALSRRGVYVLETDSTPVSHLDLCSAPIKMSAHIHLIDALMTAYMVEMISIEKVVSSVKRFSNFSASKELPFDLEDAMLFWINKVNMKMREITEKECKMKQHLLDSPSHQKPDILHALAHCLLEPVEFSRVVRYRRDHLSGRTLQHFPLLDDLLKDVSDGAALLALVHFYCPELIRLEDICLKEIPSIADSLYNIQLLKEFSNEYLNRCFYLKPEDLLYSPPVLKSNVMVFIAELFWWFESVKPDFVQPRDLQDVKDVRLLLQPKTSRSFAPVSNVTKRSFLTTSSSADVLTTPKSPEPSAKSVSSVPSHSLLPLRQRQQPAADDGSSEGRNRANEPYRGSLLAWPERRPRPVSQPVPYALHFALEDDADSVSLARSISKDSLASNILSITPKHAHRLSGQSLLSHIRIEDEEEEVEEEELVAVVHPSVFSRRRAGSDMEQDELETPNAPPTPRVPSCLDTAPFALDCQPDGYYLEPLMPAVSKPAKEKSISLNKQEESGEGRCRARRGAAGVPQRKSPVVEAASAALRPSADGSTGATPAQGFFLHLSEEPDFDSPFSSVLEPGPDSDSDIADLEDEDFPEYAQAEGESDKLRDDLKVSERGDKEDGSGRSSPCPSTVSWASSCSASGSNSIKMTSFAERKLLKLGLREGYSSTSSSQKTTPDGPEAAPCPPWQLKSDPTPGWLGKEPGAALGKSLAVSPSAVPSELLQLHMRLEEQRRAIEYQKKKMETLSARQRLKLGKAAFLNIVKKGGGRSDTLPLPLRHSHESKELTAADRSKARSPSSRDDSCLDALKLQARAEEGQIGRDNKLSHLSPDGAAEPDLNECSRSIDLLNEAIGAIQQQMLQLSFQQDLLMKHNAASPSDPAQSAPSTTPSTTDSSSSTSDSRPYAVHFVDIGGGGGGSVPARRPPRLTSSQRSRTSERKQSKSKTERTPSPKGDREAGSAAESAKTERSILRKSTFKVHDAERVADKPQPQLPPASPPQNDGREENTATNSGSDAVTGDEGPRVKGQLIEVDLSEVKDAPEDGGADGTESTAEGEQKNVLGFFFKDDEKAEDEMAKRRAAFLLKQQRKAEEARLRKLQQEAESELKRDEARRKAEEDRIRKEEEKARRELIKQEYLRRKQQALMEEQGLVKPRPRPKSRRNRPKSLHREESGSLSKGSATPDLSCSHRGSTLSLATEVDSVLSGEAESHRAESVCSVESFPLLSRASSRNMERDWENGSIASSITSIEYNGPKLFKEPSSKSNKPIIVNAIAHCCLAGKVNEVQKNVILEELEKCESNHLIILFRDGGCQFRAVYSYSPDTEEIVKFTGTGPRAIGRKMIDKLYKYSSDRKQFTVIPAKSVSVSVDALTIHNHLWQVKRPGSARRK; from the exons ATGGATGTGGAGGCGAGTGCTGGCAGGGACAGCACccggaggagagcagcagcagcggcagcagatgaggatgatgatggaggaagagctggagctggagctggaggtggccTGGAGGCTCAGGTTGTACCTCTGGAGTTGTACGACTCCGCAAGAGCCAAAATAGATGCAAATCTCCGCTGGTTGTTTGCCAAAGCCTATGGTATAG ATCACATCCCTCCAGACCTGCGAGACCCGTTCTACACGGACCAGTATGAGCAGGAGCACATCAAGCCGCCCGTCCTGCGCCTGCTGCTGTCCGCGGAGCTGTACTGCCGGGTGTGCGGCCTCATCCTGCACGGCGAGCAGGCCGCCTCGCTGCAGAGCCACCAGGCCGTCATCCAGGCCCTGTCCAGGAGAGGCGTCTACGTCCTGGAGACCGACAGCACGCCCGTGTCCCACCTGGACCTCTGCTCCGCTCCCATCAAAATG AGCGCCCACATCCACCTGATCGACGCCCTGATGACGGCCTACATGGTGGAGATGATCAGCATCGAGAAGGTGGTGTCCAGCGTGAAGAGATTCTCCAACTTCAGTGCCTCCAAGGAGCTTCCCTTCGACCTGGAAGACGCCATGCTCTTCTGGATTAAcaag GTGAACATGAAAATGAGGGAGATCACAGAGAAAGAGTGTAAAATGAAGCAGCATCTGCTGGATTCCCCGAGCCATCAGAAG CCTGACATCCTGCATGCTCTGGCTCATTGCTTGTTGGAGCCTGTGGAGTTCTCTCGTGTG GTGCGCTACCGCAGAGATCACCTGTCGGGTCGCACGCTCCAGCACTTCCCGCTGCTGGACGACCTGCTGAAGGACGTGTCCGacggcgccgccctgctggcgcTCGTCCACTTCTACTGCCCGGAGCTCATCAGGCTGGAAG ataTCTGTCTGAAGGAGATTCCCTCCATAGCAGACAGTCTGTACAACattcagctgctgaaggagtttTCAAACGAGTACCTGAACAGATGTTTCTACCTGAAGCCTGAAGACCTGCTGTATTCTCCACCGGTGCTGAAA AGCAATGTGATGGTCTTCATCGCTGAGCTGTTCTGGTGGTTTGAGAGTGTGAAGCCGGACTTTGTTCAACCAAGAGACCTTCAGGACGTGAAGGATG tgagactgctgctgcagcccaaGACGTCTCGATCCTTTGCGCCCGTCTCAAACGTCACCAAGCGAAGCTTCCTGACGACGTCGAGCTCTGCTGACGTGTTGACGACGCCGAAGAGCCCCGAGCCCAG TGCTAAATCAGTTTCATCAGTCCCATCTCACTCTTTGCTGCCCCTGAGACAAAGACAGCAGCCGGCGGCTGACGACGGCAGTTCAG AGGGCAGGAACCGGGCCAACGAGCCGTACCGAGGTTCCCTCCTGGCCTGGCCGGAGAGGAGGCCCAG GCCCGTCTCCCAGCCCGTGCCCTACGCCCTGCATTTCGCTCTGGAGGACGACGCAGACAGCGTCAGCCTCGCTCGCTCCATCAGCAAAGACAGCCTGGCTTCCAACATCCTGAGCATCACGCCGAAGCACGCGCACCGGCTCAGCGGTCAGAGCCTGCTCAGCCACATCCGCatcgaggacgaggaggaggaggtcgaggaggaggagctggtcgCCGTCGTGCACCCGTCGGTCTTCTCCCGGCGGCGAGCGGGAAGCGACATGGAGCAGGACGAGCTGGAGACGCCGAACGCGCCGCCCACCCCCAGGGTCCCTTCCTGTCTCGACACGGCGCCCTTCGCCCTGGACTGCCAGCCTGACGGCTACTACCTGGAGCCGTTGATGCCCGCCGTCTCGAAGCCGGCGAAGGAGAAGAGCATCAGCCTGAACAAGCAGGAGGAGAGTGGAGAAGGCCGCTGTCGAGCCAGGAGAGGAGCCGCCGGCGTCCCGCAGAGGAAATCCCCCGTGGTGGAAGCGGCGTCGGCTGCTCTGAGGCCGAGCGCGGACGGATCGACGGGCGCGACGCCGGCTCAAGGCTTCTTCCTCCATTTGTCCGAAGAGCCGGATTTCGACAGTCCGTTCTCGTCCGTGCTGGAGCCGGGGCCCGACTCCGACTCCGACATCGCAgacctggaggacgaggactTTCCCGAGTACGCACAGGCGGAGGGAGAGTCGGACAAGCTGAGAGACGACCTGAAGGTGAGCGAGCGGGGGGACAAGGAGGACGGCAGCGGCCGCTCCAGCCCGTGCCCCAGCACCGTGTCGTGGGCgagcagctgcagcgcctcGGGCAGCAACAGCATCAAGATGACCAGCTTCGCCGAGAGGAAGCTCCTCAAACTGGGCCTGCGCGAAGGATActccagcaccagcagctcccAGAAGACCACTCCGGACGGCCCGGAGGCCGCGCCCTGCCCGCCCTGGCAGCTGAAGAGCGACCCGACCCCGGGCTGGCTGGGGAAGGAGCCCGGCGCCGCGCTGGGGAAGAGTCTGGCGGTCAGTCCGTCCGCCGTGCCttcggagctgctgcagctccacatgcggctggaggagcagcggcgcgCCATCGAGtaccagaagaagaagatggagacACTGTCGGCCCGGCAGAGGCTGAAGCTGGGGAAAGCTGCGTTCCTCAACATCGTCAAGAAGGGCGGAGGGAGGAGCGACACGCTTCCGTTACCGCTGAGACACTCCCACGAGTCCAAAGAGCTCACAGCCGCCGACCGCAGCAAAGCGAGGAGCCCGTCCAGCAGGGACGACTCCTGCCTGGACGCCCTGAAGCTGCAGGCCCGAGCAGAGGAGGGACAGATCGGCAGGGACAACAAGCTGAGCCACCTGTCCCCGGACGGCGCGGCCGAGCCCGACCTGAACGAGTGCTCGCGCTCCATCGACCTGCTGAACGAGGCCATCGGCGCCATCCAGCAGCAGATGCTGCAGCTGTCGTTCCAGCAGGACCTCCTGATGAAGCACAACGCCGCCTCGCCCTCCGACCCCGCTCAGTCCGCCCCAAGCACAACCCCGAGCACAACGGACTCCTCGTCCTCTACCTCAGACTCCAGGCCTTACGCCGTGCACTTCGTGGacatcggcggcggcggcggtggttcCGTCCCGGCCCGCCGGCCCCCCAGGCTCACCTCCAGCCAGCGCAGCAGGACGTCGGAACGGAAGCAGAGCAAGTCGAAAACGGAGCGCACGCCTTCTCCGAAGGGAGACCGGGAGGCGGGAAGCGCCGCCGAGAGCGCCAAGACGGAGAGGAGCATTCTGAGGAAGTCCACCTTCAAAGTTCACGACGCCGAGCGCGTCGCGGACAAGCCGCAGCCTCAGCTTCCCCCCGCTTCGCCGCCGCAGAACGACGGGCGAGAGGAAAACACGGCTACGAACTCAGGGAGTGACGCCGTCACCGGTGACGAGGGTcccagggtcaaaggtcagctgatAGAGGTGGACCTTTCAGAGGTGAAGGATGCACcggaggacggcggcgccgaCGGTACCGAGAGCACAGCAGAGGGCGAGCAGAAGAACGTGCTGGGCTTCTTCTTCAAG gacGATGAGAAAGCAGAGGATGAGATGGCGAAGCGTCGCGCCGCTTTTCTCCTCAAACAGCAGCGCAAAGCTGAAGAGGCGAGGCTGCGGAAGCTACAGCAGGAAGCCGAGAGCGAGCTGAAGCGTGACGAGGCCCG GCGCAAGGCAGAAGAGGACCGCATtcggaaggaggaggagaaggcgcGCCGGGAGCTGATCAAGCAGGAGTATCTGCGGCGGAAGCAGCAGGCCCTGATGGAGGAGCAGGGCTTGGTCAAGCCCCGCCCACGCCCCAAATCCCGGAGGAACAGACCCAAGTCGCTGCACCGCGAGGAGTCCGGCAGCCTCTCCAAAGGATCCGCCACCC CGGATCTGAGCTGCAGCCATCGAGGGTCGACGCTGTCTCTGGCCACGGAGGTGGACAGCGTCCTGTCCGGGGAGGCGgagtcacacag ggcGGAGTCAGTCTGCTCCGTGGAGTCGTTCCCCCTGCTGAGCAGGGCGTCCAGCAGGAACATGGAGCGGGACTGGGAGAACGGCTCCATCGCTTCGTCCATCACGTCCATCGAGTACAACG GTCCGAAACTCTTCAAGGAGCCGAGCTCCAAGTCCAACAAGCCAATCATCGTCAACGCCATCGCTCACTGCTGCCTGGCTGGGAAGGTGAACGAGGTCCAGAAGAACGTCATCCTGGAG GAGCTGGAGAAGTGCGAGTCCAATCACCTGATCATCCTCTTCCGGGACGGCGGCTGCCAGTTCCGCGCCGTCTACTCCTACTCGCCGGACACCGAGGAGATCGTGAAGTTCACGGGCACGGGGCCGCGCGCCATCGGCCGCAAGATGATCGACAAGCTGTACAAGTACAGCTCCGACCGCAAGCAGTTCACCGTCATCCCCGCCAAGTCGGTGTCGGTCAGCGTGGACGCCCTGACCATCCACAACCACCTCTGGCAGGTCAAGCGGCCCGGCAGCGCCCGGCGGAAGTGA